In the genome of Populus trichocarpa isolate Nisqually-1 chromosome 10, P.trichocarpa_v4.1, whole genome shotgun sequence, the window ctctttctttcttttttctctttttgttctgCAGTTTGTTGTTATTGGGGCATTAGCTAGCCAGACTGTGTTTTCTTTGCTCCCTTTTTGGTTAACActgctgaagaagaagaagaagaagaagttgtgAGTTCTTCACGAAGATGCCAGTAAGTACGTTTCTTTTATATATCTGcgtttctttctccttttctcttcctGCAAATCTGGAAAGCTTGGAATCTTGATTGGTTTTgtgatatatttttgtttttttaaagtattttttgtctGCCTTTCTGGAATTCTCATGTTTTGTTGTATAGTGCATCAGTGTTTCACAGCAATGGCTATGGCTGTGAATTCAGTTCATTTTTGCTATATCTTGGTTCATGGGCATTCTATGCTTCTATCTTTTCTAAATATGGTGATAGTAAAGTTCCATTTTTGCTTGAACCGATGCTTTTAATTTGGATATTATTGTGTGatagatttctttttttccttttttgcttCTTccatctcttctcttttctaaatttaGTTGTGTCTTGAATATCTGGTCTTTCTGTGTTGCTGTTACTCTGAGCAGTTCTGCTCtcattggagttttttttttttgtaccgTTTATACTTTTGATTAGTTGATTTGTTTACTGCAttgctttcctttcttttggaTTCACCAAACCACAGTTCAGCTTCCACATCACAAGGAGGCTAATTTGTTTTACTAGAAAATacagtataattatttttattttattttttataaattgctTTCCATTATGATCTCATGTATTTCATTGCTTCACTTGAAGGCATCCTCTTGTCAACTAAAATCTAATAGTTGCCTGCTATACTTCATCATAATAGGATTTTCCAATAGTTTTTGGGGTGTAAAGGGAATTGTTAGCTTGCGAAATTCTTACATAATATGAAGAATACTCTTTGTCTCCATATGGCatctttttttgtgataaaatgGACAGCCtggtttttgcttttctttgttcttattCTGTTGTTGGTTTTGTGAGCTTTGTACAACTCACTAGATTCTAAGAATCCAATAGAGGAGGTTAGAGTCTGCTTGTTCCTGTTTCAATGAATTTTCAATGGAATTCATGattgctttgaattttttattgctcTCTTGTTTAATTGACTGTTGCGCAAAATGAATCTTTATTCTACGAATCTGTTCTGAGATTTGGTTGTTTTGTGAGCTTTGTACAACTCACTAGATTCTAAGAATCCAATAGAGGAGGTTAGAGTCTGCTTGTTCCTGTTTCAATGAATTTTCAATGGAATTCATGattgctttgaattttttattgctcTCTTATTTAATTGACTGTTGCGCAAAATGAATCTTTATTCTACGAATCTGTTCTTAGATTTGGTTGTTTTTGCTCTTGTTTTTCAGGTGGCATTACTCTTGCTACTGGCACTGAGCATTGCCATTAGAATTGATGCAGAAGAGAGTAGCGGAGTGTGTGACTTTAAGCCAGGTTTAAAACCGAGGCCACATAGTGTGTCGATCTTGGAGTTTGGTGCAGTTGGAGATGGGAAAACATTGAATACTCTTGCTTTTCAGAATGCCATTTTCTATCTAAAGTCATTTACTGACAAGGGCGGTGCTCAGCTTTATGTCCCACCCGGAAAATGGCTTACTGGAAGTTTCAGTCTTACCAGCCATCTCACACTCTTCCTGGAAAAAGGTGCTGTCATTCTAGGATCTCAGGTACTTTTTCACTGTTTGCTTTCTCGTATTTGTTTTCcctcatttgttttgtttgaccTGTTTCTAGTGAAGAGATAGATGCAGAAAAATCTTCTAACAATGAAAAATTTTGGTTTGTTGTGTTCAATCCTTGGGATTCTTACGCATGCTTTCCTTGCTTGTCAGGATCCATCCCATTGGGATCTTGTTGATCCCTTACCCTCATATGGTCGTGGGATTGAACTTCCTGGAAAAAGATATCGAAGTTTAATAAATGGAGATATGCTAACTGATGTGGTAGTTACTGGTAAAAGCACTTgcattttcatttgtttctcTTTCAATAACCGATTGTTTGGTCTTGATTGCTGCTTACCTGACATTTATTTGCTGGTCTAGGTGATAATGGGACCATTGATGGTCAGGGTTCAGTTTGGTGGGATTGGTTCGAGTCCCATTCCTTGAACTACAGCCGCCCTCACCTTGTGGAATTTACATCATCTGATCTTGTAGTAGTTTCAAATCTTACCTTCTTGAATGCTCCTGCATATAACATTCATCCTGTATATTGCAGGTAAGTTTTCTAAGATCCAGGTGATTGCTAATTTAATAAACAGCTTAATATTAGATGGAGTGACTTAGTTTTGTGTGCAAATTGTCTCTGATGCAGTAATGTGCTTGTTCAAAATATTTCAGTCTCTGCTCCTGGAGAATCCCCTTACACCATCGGCATAGTTCCAGGTTTGTGGAACTTGTGTTTGTGTAATTAACATGTTTTCCACTAATTTCCCTCAGTACGAATACTAACTCTATTTCATCCTCAAAATTTTAAGTTGTATAATTTGCTCGAACTAAGAATGCTTTATTAATATAATGAGCGAAGAGATTAGGTGTGGATGAACTGCCTTGATTGTGTTTTGTAATCATTGTTGGACAAGAATTCAGCTGACTCGGTTTTTATAACATTTTCAGATTCTTCCAATAATGTGTGCATAGAGGACAGCCTCATCAAGGTTGGTTATGATGCGATTTCCCTCAAGAGTGGTTGGGATGAATATGGCATTGCCTATGATAGGCCAACACAAGATGTACACATAAGAAGGGTCTACCTTCAATCATCTTCAGGCTCGTCCATAGCCTTTGGTAGTGAGATGTCCGGTGGCATTTCTAATGTGTATGTTGAGCAGGTCTACCTATACAACTCATTTAGTGGCATTGAGTTTAGAACAACTAAGGGCAGAGGTGGTTATATCAAACGGATCATCATATCAaatgttgaattgaaaaatatcaacATGGCGTTTGGTGCCATTGGTGATTGTGGGTCACATCCGGATGACAGTTTCGATCCTAATGCCATCCCAATTCTTGATCAAATCACTTTGCAAAATGTGACTGGTTCAAACATCACTATGGCTGGCAACTTCACGGGACTTGCAGAATCTCCTTTCACCTCTATTTGTCTATTTAATGTCTCCTTAACAATTCCCGCCACCTCAACTTCTTGGACATGTTCAAACGTTATTGGCTTTTCAGAGTTTGTTTCCCCGGAACCATGTCCTGAACTCAACAGCTCATATTCAAATTCTTCCTCGGTTTGCTATTCCATCCTGAAATCCTATGGTAAATCCGCAAACTTATGAATACCGTTCCTTCAAAAGTACAGTCATATGGGGTAAAAAGGGATTCTTCCACAGCTTATGGTCTCCAAAGTATGTCAGATTCTTTTCAATAAGACACATGTCTACAGTATTTGTTCCTTCATTCCCTTGGTTTTGCATTCCTCCTGTTCAATTCTGCAGATTATTTGTACAGCTTCATATCTTCATTCATGTGTAAGAAAATTTTTGGTAGTTATTGCAACAAACCACAAAAGTGACATGAATATTCTTAGTATTGCTACCTGTATTCTATTAAACCCCTTACCTTGTTCACAGAATCAGATGCATGCAATGCAGTTTCCTTGTGAAATCTTCATTGTATATGAATCAGTATACCAGCAGTATTAGTTGACATGAATTGCATGAATCATGTGATTTGTTCAGTATTTTGTAGTCAAGGAAAAGTGCATCTTATAAAGTTTAGGAGCTTCTGCTTCAAGGTCTAGGACATGACTGCTACGAGGATTCTGATAAAGATTTGCACTTCTGGTTTTATGTGATGGGCATGGTTGTCAGGAAAATAATTGCAGTGTTTTAATCTCGAGCCCCCCCTGAAAACAGCATGGCATGGTACAGATTTGTTTCCTTCTGCAAAATGTTCCTGCTACAAATTTGTTTACACCAGAGCTTTGaggtttgattaaaaaatgagGCATAAATCCCTTCTCTCACAGCCTAATTAAATCACTAAATCATTGATCTGCTGAAGGAAGATTATGGATCATATAAAAGGAAGAGCTCAGTAAATGCTTGATTCTAAATCAAAGTTGTGCTATGCCTAGTcgataaacaataataaagaaggattttttacacacacacactgaagTCAGCTGTCACCCCAATAAACCACATCCTACTCCACAATTTTCATCAAGCTGGTAACATCTGCAAGCAAATTATTGTTATAATAAAGTAAGGAACAACAAGTCtttgacattaaaataatctctttttttcttcaagaaaccACAATTTAATCGGGCaactagtttatatatatatatatatagattttcgtcaaacctttttttagttgaaactccatttttttgttattgtatttttcttataaaaagatatattttcaattcatagaatgatttttttactaaaatctCCTTTATTCAAGAAGAACTAATTAACactaaaattgatatttttttttatcgaaatgTGATCGGCCAAAACTTTTCTGCCTTTCCTTTTTATCCTTCAAGAATTGAAACACGCCTTTCCTTTTTATCCCTCGACATCCaagaggaaaataaagttttagaactgaaatgtaaatataaaaaaatataaggactaaAGTGTACATTTACATGCCTCAAGAACAATAAAacgagtattttttattttatttttctggtaATGATTCTGTTTTTTCACTCATTAATCCACTAATATGGCGGACATGCATTGTAGCTCCTGATTTGTTATTGCATTTGAAATAGGGTTggtcaaatttcaatttttttttaaaaaaaaatttcttttatttttcaaatcattttaacttgatataaaaaataattttaaaaaaataaaataaaatttattatttaatatatttctaaataaaaatactttaaaaaacaattactaattTGCGACTGGAATCTCAAACACCACCCAGGTTTATTCCACCCACCAGGagcacaaaaaatcaaaatcaaagccAGCCTAATAAACTTGTTTtgactttctaattttttctttcaaaacaatgtatttttggcttaaaaaataaagaaaattgaaaccGGTTGACCCATAGTTGTTGTATTTGGAATTTGTTTGACATCAAGGCCAACATAATTTATCTATGGAACCAAACTATTCACATTACAAGGATTAATTATAAGCTTATTGTAATAAAGTTTTATTACTAAAATTTACTACAACAATCAATCAGACAGATTTGGATTgtgtttgatgtgttttttttggattttgatttaaattagtttttaattttttattaaataaatctaaaataaatctgttaagaataattcaaaaaaaatttaatttttttgaaaggagaTAGTACAGGTTAGAATTCATAAATTAAGAGTTAAGAAATGtagcattaaaaaaacttttaaatagagatttttttaactttttttttaccacgTGTTACTATTTATATAGATTAAGTATAAGCTAAAAGGTTTTTCAAACACTCATTAGCACTATAAATTACAATagcaattcataatattttttttatatatttttaacactttttttccttttaattattaattatttttttaaatttaatccttatatatGATATGTGTATAGGAATTtagagttaataatttattttaatttattttttatatggttatcacTATATCAAAAAACATCACAACATCATGTTGGTGTTAGAAAAATATTCCAATATCGCgatatggtttattttttaaagaagtttattaaaataaaaaaatgattttgataaaaactaGTTTATTCAACCTTCTGGAGTAAATGACCCAGTTTGCGAGTTTGGTCAAGTAACCTTGGTTGTCCCGGTTCGCGGGTTTAgctgggtattttttttattgaactcaaTTATGTaatcgtctattttttttatcatatagttaaaaacatagttttgaaaaaaaaacattttattaaattttagaaagttcATAGGCATGTTGACgggtttagctttttttttttttttaatttcatcttttgatattggactgattgagaattgagatttataatttgttttgttttgttttttataaggttatcataatattttaaaacaagttTCGGTAGTGGTTTGATGCTCGATTTGACgattgtctatttttgttatcatatagttaaataaacaatagttttttttttttaaaaaaaagttattaatcccAATGTCATTGTCTAATTTAGAAAGTCCATTACCTAATTATTGTTTAGgtaaaaactttaaaacaacaattttaGAAAGTCCATTACCTAATTTGCAGGTTTGAGGTGTTGAATCAGGTTACCCGATTCATGGGTTTAACAGGTTCACCCATCAaacatgttatgtttttttatatatatagtttttgttcatttaatttttctaattgttttttttatttcactctcaTTCAGTATTAGATTGGTTAGAAAATgaaattcatggtttatttttattatttttctctagggttatcatgatctcaataatgtttttcttaggTTTGGTGCTCGATTTTGTAagcatctaattttattataaaataaaataaaaataatttacaaagaCAACAAAGCTATTAAACCCATGACCCAGGTCGCAGGGTAACTGaggtcaatccaatatgtcattgtcttagaattttaaaaaaattgttgtcttaaagtttttttttaaagctatgCCATGTTTTTAATAGCTATCCAAGTTATTTTTAGACctattaaattgaatgattcTCTTTGGATTAATTTCCAtgcgatttaatttaaaactcaagttAGGCAAAGAACCGGTTAATAGATTTTAAGATCAAATCGCtcgattgaatttaataatactattaataatatctctatactcttaatattttttttaaatttagaaaaaaaataatctaacatGCGACATGTACCAATGTACTAgtaaattttaaactataactccaaattttaaaatttatttttcataagtcACGTCTAATATTTatagtattgaaaaaaaaaacatataaagataATGGGCCAACCCATCACCTTAGTAGCCCATTAAGTTGAATTTGGATCCAAAATTGGCATTTGGCCACATTAGGACATATTCATCTATTATCATCTCTAACAAGACCAAAACCCTCAAAAAACCCCTCAAAGACCAACCGAAAAGCACGAGAGCGACTAAAAGCTCTAAGCTTGTACTTCAATGGCGGCGAAGAAACAAGAGAGTAACAACCAATCaaagaagagaaagcaaaacCCAGATGCTAAGACAAATACATATAGCTCATTTTCTAAAAGACCGAAGCTTGTCAGCTCAAAACCTGAaaacaagcaagaaaagaagCCTTTCAAGCCATTTAAGAAGCAGAATTTTGGCAAATTGAAGTCGCAATCTGGTGAAGAGAAGAACACCCCTTTATCAAAAAGAGAGCGTAGGCTACATGCAAAGgttatttcttttctagttttttttttattatttcttttgtatAGTTTTAGTGTTATTATGTATAGTTGTTTTTTGCGTACTgagtgtttttgtttgtttgtttgatgatAGGAATTGACGGAGGCtaggaagaagagaaggaagcaACATTACACTCTTGAACAAGTATGcgtattcttttaatttgtttttacatccAATTTGATTCATTGAAGTCAAACATTTGTCTCTGAGTCGTGGTTTAAGGAGTTATCTGGGACTAACATGTCCTTTTAGGAATCAACTTATCATTTTTGGAAAAGATAAGTTGAAGTTCAAggcttggtgtttttttttcttaaggaaATCTGAAGTGTGTATTGGCTATAGTTTATGTTGTAAGTTTTGTTTATTGTGATTATTGGTTTGAgcaattatcttttattttcacacaGGAGCTTGCACGTCTTTGGGAAAAGATGAGGCAGCGTAATATTGTCAAAGAAGAGAGATCCaagtaccttttttttttgttaagcttAACTCCAAGATTACATGTGCATgggatttttctttcattctctctcttaaccattttttcccttttaaattatcttaaaaggATTATTGCTGAAGCTATACTAAAGATGAAGGGGAAGATTCCGGAAATTGCAAGCTCCCATGTTTCGTCTCGTGTTCTGCAGGTGATTTTCTGCTTCCTTTTTGTTTGTCCATGATATGGGTTTTCCTAAGTTTACTGGTTTGTAAATGTTTGCTGTATCCCTCATTTATgctgttttatttcattttcagaCTTGTGTGAAGTATTGTACACAAGCTGAAAGGGATACCGTATTTGACGAGCTCAAGCCACATTTTCTGACCTTTGCGACCAACAAGTATGCAATTCATCTTGTGATGAAAATGCTAGATAATGGTACGTTTTGAGTTGAAAGAATCAAAAGAGAAACTAGAGGGACAATCAAAATGCCAGTTCCTAtacattatatttattcttgTAAGTAAGACCCTTTTACTTTCATCATCTAAACTTCTTTATCTTGTTTGCAGCTTCTAAAAAACAGCTAGCAGAGTTCATCAGCTCCCTCCGTGGGCATGCTGCTTCTCTTCTTCGACACACTGTTGGATCTGTTGGTATGTTATACACTTGGGtttgtgtttgctttttttaagGAGTGGTGGATCTCTTGGATACTCTGATTAAAGATATATTGATTCTGCTTAATTGTCTGTTACTCACTCTAAATCTCTCAATTTTCATTGAACTTAATTCTGGTGGTTTGTCAGTTCTGGAGACTCAATAGTTGATCTAAACCTGATCCATCCCTATACTTGATGCAAAACATTACCTTGTTAGAGGCTATTCccttgaatttttctttagaTTATGGTTTCCTTTGGTTTTTCCTATCCTTTTCAGGAAAATATTGTTTCTATACTACTGTTTCTCAAGTTTGATGAATTGGATAAAGGTTTCCTATTGAAGATAGAATGCAactgattactttttttaaaaaattctttttcagtTATCGAGCATGCATACCAGCTGGCAAATGCAACTCAAAAACAAGAGCTTCTGATGGAGTTGTATTCCACTGAACTTCAATTGTTCAAGGATCTTTCATCAATGAAAGAGAGCAGGTGACTCATTTTCTGTTTCTAGTACTTTGCCATGCAAGAGTGTTCCCTATTGTAATATTTTCTAACAGTCCATGGTCATGCTGctttcttgattttgttgaatatttatctaTGCCTTGGTTATCTTTCAGGTTACCGGATGTTATCCTGAAGCTGAACCTACAGAAAGGTTCAGTCTTACGACACATGGCTTCTGTCATTCAACCAATTCTGGAGAAAGGAATTGTTGATCACTCTATTATACACAGGGTGCTAATAGAGTACCTCAGCATAGCTGGCAAG includes:
- the LOC7477215 gene encoding probable polygalacturonase, encoding MPVALLLLLALSIAIRIDAEESSGVCDFKPGLKPRPHSVSILEFGAVGDGKTLNTLAFQNAIFYLKSFTDKGGAQLYVPPGKWLTGSFSLTSHLTLFLEKGAVILGSQDPSHWDLVDPLPSYGRGIELPGKRYRSLINGDMLTDVVVTGDNGTIDGQGSVWWDWFESHSLNYSRPHLVEFTSSDLVVVSNLTFLNAPAYNIHPVYCSNVLVQNISVSAPGESPYTIGIVPDSSNNVCIEDSLIKVGYDAISLKSGWDEYGIAYDRPTQDVHIRRVYLQSSSGSSIAFGSEMSGGISNVYVEQVYLYNSFSGIEFRTTKGRGGYIKRIIISNVELKNINMAFGAIGDCGSHPDDSFDPNAIPILDQITLQNVTGSNITMAGNFTGLAESPFTSICLFNVSLTIPATSTSWTCSNVIGFSEFVSPEPCPELNSSYSNSSSVCYSILKSYGKSANL